In Variovorax paradoxus, a single genomic region encodes these proteins:
- a CDS encoding gluconate:H+ symporter has translation MNASTALNAHDIQVLAVAAVGIALLVVLIVWLKLHAFLALTIGALFVGVGSGIPLDKVTASYENGVGGVLGYVGVLIALGAMLGKLLADSGGADRLVETLLRGRPATLPWKMALVASIIGIPMFFEIGLVLLIPVVMLAVHRSKGPAMKLGIPALAGLSVLHGFIPPHPGPLAAIAILHANVGVTLALGLLIAIPTVAVAGPLFGLLAARLVPIGAAGAGLAVTASGSSTGAGDQKPTGSPTFAWTLITLLSPLVLMLLKAAADIWMDKTAALRPVLDFVGDPVFALLVAVLLAMVTFGTAVGFTVPVLAKKIADSLLPVVGVMLIVGAGGGFKQALVDGGTGNAIAKIALAAGLSTLVLGWIVAVLIRLATGSATVATVTAAGIIAPLAGGLSTNHLSLVVLAIGAGSLFFSHVNDAGFWLVKEYFGLTVGQTIKTWSVMETVISVMGLLLTLALSAVF, from the coding sequence ATGAACGCTTCCACCGCGCTGAACGCGCACGACATCCAGGTGCTGGCCGTCGCGGCCGTCGGCATCGCGCTGCTGGTCGTGCTGATCGTGTGGCTGAAGCTGCATGCCTTCCTGGCCCTGACCATCGGCGCGCTCTTCGTCGGCGTGGGCTCGGGCATTCCGCTGGACAAGGTGACGGCGTCCTACGAGAACGGCGTGGGCGGCGTGCTGGGCTATGTCGGCGTGCTCATCGCGCTGGGGGCGATGCTCGGCAAGCTGCTGGCGGATTCCGGCGGCGCCGACAGGCTGGTCGAGACGCTGCTGCGAGGCCGCCCCGCCACGCTGCCCTGGAAGATGGCGCTGGTCGCCAGCATCATCGGCATCCCGATGTTCTTCGAGATCGGGCTCGTGCTGCTGATCCCCGTGGTCATGCTCGCGGTGCACCGCTCCAAGGGCCCCGCCATGAAGCTGGGGATTCCGGCGCTGGCCGGGCTGTCGGTGCTGCACGGGTTCATTCCGCCGCACCCGGGGCCGCTTGCTGCCATCGCCATCCTGCATGCGAACGTGGGCGTGACCCTGGCGCTCGGGTTGCTGATCGCCATTCCGACGGTGGCCGTGGCCGGACCGCTCTTCGGCCTGCTGGCCGCCAGGCTGGTACCGATCGGCGCGGCCGGCGCGGGGCTTGCCGTCACCGCCTCGGGGTCGTCCACCGGCGCTGGCGACCAGAAGCCGACCGGCAGCCCGACCTTCGCCTGGACCCTGATCACGCTGCTGTCTCCCCTGGTGCTGATGCTGCTGAAGGCGGCGGCCGACATCTGGATGGACAAGACCGCCGCGCTGCGGCCCGTGCTCGACTTCGTCGGCGACCCGGTCTTCGCGCTGCTGGTGGCGGTGCTGCTGGCCATGGTGACCTTCGGCACCGCCGTGGGCTTCACCGTGCCCGTGCTGGCGAAAAAGATCGCCGACAGCCTGCTGCCGGTGGTCGGCGTGATGCTCATCGTGGGCGCGGGGGGCGGTTTCAAGCAGGCGCTCGTCGACGGCGGCACCGGCAACGCCATCGCCAAGATCGCGCTCGCGGCGGGCCTGTCGACGCTGGTGCTGGGCTGGATCGTGGCGGTGCTGATCCGGTTGGCGACCGGCTCCGCAACGGTGGCGACCGTCACTGCGGCCGGCATCATCGCGCCCCTGGCCGGCGGCCTGTCGACCAACCACCTGTCGCTCGTGGTACTGGCCATCGGCGCGGGCTCGCTGTTCTTCTCCCACGTGAACGATGCGGGCTTCTGGCTGGTGAAGGAATATTTCGGGCTGACGGTGGGGCAGACCATCAAGACCTGGTCCGTGATGGAGACGGTCATCTCCGTGATGGGGCTGCTGCTGACGCTCGCGCTGTCGGCCGTGTTCTGA
- a CDS encoding gluconokinase, protein MPLSSEKPQVLVLMGVSGCGKTTVAAILAGRLSWPFEEGDALHPPSNIAKMEAGHPLTDEDRAPWLRKVADWVDERIDAGENGLITCSALKRSYREVINRRGAGVVFVYLHGSRETIAARLMARHGHFMPPSLLDSQFADLEEPSADEPSIRVDIGPAPSALAQTIIDSLGLK, encoded by the coding sequence ATGCCTCTTTCCTCCGAAAAACCGCAGGTGCTGGTGCTCATGGGCGTCTCCGGCTGCGGCAAGACGACCGTGGCCGCCATCCTCGCGGGTCGTCTCTCATGGCCCTTCGAGGAGGGCGATGCGCTGCATCCGCCCTCGAACATCGCCAAGATGGAGGCAGGCCATCCGCTCACCGACGAAGACCGCGCGCCCTGGCTGCGCAAGGTTGCCGACTGGGTGGACGAGCGCATCGACGCCGGCGAGAACGGGCTCATCACCTGTTCGGCCCTGAAGCGCTCGTACCGCGAGGTGATCAACCGGCGCGGCGCGGGCGTGGTGTTCGTCTACTTGCACGGCTCGCGCGAGACCATCGCCGCGCGCCTGATGGCACGCCACGGCCACTTCATGCCGCCCAGCCTGCTCGACAGCCAGTTCGCCGACCTGGAGGAGCCCTCGGCGGACGAGCCCTCGATTCGCGTCGACATCGGCCCGGCGCCCTCCGCGCTGGCCCAGACCATCATCGACAGCCTGGGCCTGAAATAA